The following proteins come from a genomic window of Achromobacter sp. AONIH1:
- a CDS encoding MerR family transcriptional regulator produces the protein MQLKVGELAKRSGLTVRALHHYHAIGLLSPSARAENGYRLYGRDDIARLHQIQALRRFGLSLAEIGAFLDQPGVPLAGIVARQIAALDRQIEQAAQLRARLAQLHGQLLGGAEPELADWLNTLELMTMYDKYFSQDELDRLPMYRSSQSGSPDADWLALIAEVRAQMDAGVAPEARRPRELATRWMTLLVRDTGGDPRLLVKLNAMYEREPSMQEHVGISPAMRDYVLRAFSESKLLIYEKYLTPEEIRHLRAHYDDRAAEWPQLMADARDAIDAGHAPGSPAGLALARRWMTLFSSYAGKDPATHAKFRQATMSEPELTAGTWASDELLGFMRQSMTTLAQAR, from the coding sequence ATGCAGCTGAAAGTAGGTGAACTGGCCAAGCGCAGCGGACTGACGGTCCGCGCGCTGCACCACTATCACGCGATCGGTCTGCTCAGTCCCTCGGCGCGCGCCGAGAACGGCTACCGGCTGTACGGCCGCGACGACATCGCCCGGCTCCACCAGATCCAGGCGCTGCGCCGCTTCGGACTGTCGCTGGCCGAGATCGGCGCCTTCCTGGACCAGCCCGGCGTCCCGCTGGCCGGCATCGTGGCGCGGCAGATCGCCGCCCTTGACCGGCAGATCGAGCAGGCCGCGCAACTGCGCGCGAGACTGGCGCAATTGCACGGCCAGCTGCTCGGCGGCGCGGAACCGGAGCTGGCCGATTGGCTCAACACTCTGGAACTGATGACCATGTACGACAAGTACTTCTCGCAAGACGAACTCGACCGCCTGCCCATGTACCGCAGCAGCCAGAGCGGCTCGCCGGACGCCGACTGGCTGGCGCTGATCGCCGAGGTGCGCGCGCAGATGGACGCCGGCGTCGCGCCCGAGGCGCGGCGACCGCGCGAGCTGGCGACGCGCTGGATGACGCTGCTGGTCCGCGACACCGGCGGCGATCCGCGCCTGCTGGTCAAGCTGAACGCCATGTACGAACGCGAACCGTCGATGCAGGAACATGTCGGCATCTCGCCGGCCATGCGCGACTACGTGCTGCGCGCCTTCTCGGAAAGCAAGCTGCTGATCTATGAGAAGTACCTGACGCCCGAAGAGATCCGCCATCTGCGCGCGCACTACGACGACCGCGCCGCCGAGTGGCCGCAACTCATGGCCGACGCGCGCGACGCCATCGACGCTGGCCACGCGCCGGGCTCTCCCGCCGGCCTGGCCCTGGCCCGCCGCTGGATGACGCTGTTCAGCAGCTACGCCGGCAAGGACCCCGCCACCCACGCCAAGTTCCGGCAGGCCACGATGAGCGAGCCCGAACTCACCGCCGGCACCTGGGCCAGCGATGAGCTGCTCGGTTTCATGCGCCAGTCGATGACCACGCTCGCGCAGGCGCGCTGA